A region from the uncultured Draconibacterium sp. genome encodes:
- a CDS encoding type IX secretion system membrane protein PorP/SprF, whose protein sequence is MRNTIKILVFCVLLGQANGSSGQNETYLLPFGNRAALNPSFAGLNNNYSYHTGNQYYFINSEQTYNLFYASWDAYSDKLKGGVALSFSQGLISQRNISTSQFGASYSGFPIATKNGEILLSAGTNLGVGTKQWSIAFIDEVLTDKDDASSLPGKAFLRYALIKPQVGFLWMSEQFQLGLTAAVPYRFDIATDAIEPLEESTPLSLTLYLAKKMNKKIRDLYSRPFLLSPELIVFYHEEFIFSRLRMVSEHTNKTWGFFIQNDFTNQIHTFGGTLGYRNNYVRLNLNTGLGIPGLSDSNAFLCELSLHIIVPPFNYSKNYPWSPDKN, encoded by the coding sequence TTGCGTAACACCATAAAAATACTGGTTTTTTGTGTTTTGCTGGGCCAGGCAAACGGGAGTAGTGGGCAAAACGAGACCTACCTTCTGCCCTTTGGTAACCGGGCAGCCTTAAATCCGTCGTTTGCCGGGCTCAACAACAATTATTCGTACCATACGGGCAACCAGTATTATTTTATCAACAGCGAGCAAACCTACAACCTTTTTTACGCCTCGTGGGACGCTTACTCCGATAAACTTAAAGGAGGTGTGGCATTAAGTTTTTCACAGGGACTGATAAGCCAAAGAAATATAAGCACCTCGCAGTTTGGGGCCTCCTATTCCGGGTTTCCAATCGCTACAAAAAATGGTGAGATTTTATTATCGGCAGGTACCAACCTGGGAGTAGGCACCAAACAATGGTCTATTGCATTCATTGATGAGGTACTAACTGATAAAGATGATGCTTCAAGTTTGCCGGGCAAAGCCTTTTTGCGCTACGCCCTTATAAAACCACAGGTAGGTTTTTTGTGGATGAGCGAACAATTTCAGTTGGGACTTACGGCTGCCGTACCTTATCGGTTTGACATTGCCACGGACGCCATCGAACCTTTGGAGGAAAGCACACCGTTGAGCCTTACCTTATATCTGGCCAAAAAAATGAATAAAAAAATTCGGGACCTATACTCCCGCCCCTTTTTGTTGTCGCCGGAATTAATTGTTTTTTACCACGAAGAGTTTATTTTTAGCCGCCTGCGCATGGTGTCGGAGCACACCAATAAAACGTGGGGATTTTTTATACAAAACGACTTTACCAACCAAATTCACACCTTTGGCGGAACGCTTGGTTATCGGAATAATTACGTGCGTTTAAACCTTAATACAGGACTGGGTATTCCAGGTCTTTCTGACTCTAATGCTTTTCTTTGTGAATTGTCGCTTCATATTATTGTCCCTCCTTTTAATTATTCGAAAAATTATCCGTGGTCGCCCGATAAAAACTAA
- a CDS encoding PKD domain-containing protein yields MYKIKPVFLIAFFCIVGRAGFLYAQNNVPVIENHLDEPIEYCEDPVSVAPMVSINNYQAADQNDGMKVSIIQYKKGEDLLVYEQIGSLSYKWNENSGVLEISGAGTADQYQEAVANVYYQNIGQTKTPGERVFSISLLDADYLPFTGHFYQYHDQLAITWTAARAKAASMTYYGLKGYLATIRSQQEQNFIYSKTKGTGWIGGSDRDQEGVWKWVEGPDDDVIFWNGQSGGGPVNGEYSNWRSDEPNNMGDEDYAHILYSVDPGYWNDLPNAGSNSADYTPQGYIVEFGGMAGELEPKLSAVAYVDVRDTKHPKLDYNRVQTLFCGTKTATVDLIFIGDEKPLVELIPFESIVQVADSLTLQPTISVEEYGVYSFLLNTIDDAGCPYADTIFFEFHNQPQAVFDLDSTECYGYNLQLAFTGTIVEETEFTWYYNKQVFQAGVGVDSVLIPLGFEDVERSVALKVNEKGCVDESAMMEVKVKPDILVSAEKPEGCSPLSATFEAATNKPAQSYLWNFDDGSTSNEENPGHTFINSGDELKPFSISLTVLDVNACENTAVYDSMIKVYPVPHADFNFNPQEVLITNPEVYFTNTSHAAMFYFWDFGDSTFSEEKEPTHRYSAMGIYPISLEVSNSFACTDSLVKQVSVAFDKLFPPNAFSPNAALEEDREFRVYADGVSDDGYQLLVFNRWGEVVFESNSQQRGWDGKMKNGNPAPSGVYTWVIEFNDFRGISHSQKGNVTLLY; encoded by the coding sequence ATGTATAAAATTAAACCGGTTTTTCTTATTGCATTTTTTTGTATTGTTGGAAGGGCCGGTTTTTTATATGCGCAAAATAATGTGCCGGTTATTGAAAATCATCTGGATGAGCCCATCGAATATTGCGAAGATCCGGTCTCTGTAGCTCCAATGGTTTCGATAAATAACTACCAGGCGGCCGATCAAAACGACGGCATGAAAGTCTCTATAATTCAGTATAAAAAAGGAGAAGATTTGCTGGTTTACGAACAAATCGGATCGCTAAGCTATAAATGGAATGAAAATTCGGGGGTACTGGAAATTAGCGGAGCCGGTACAGCCGACCAATACCAGGAGGCAGTGGCTAATGTTTATTATCAAAATATAGGGCAAACCAAAACTCCCGGAGAACGAGTGTTTTCGATAAGTCTTTTGGATGCTGACTACTTGCCTTTTACAGGCCATTTTTACCAATATCACGATCAGTTGGCTATTACCTGGACAGCTGCCCGGGCTAAAGCAGCCAGCATGACCTACTACGGATTAAAAGGCTACCTCGCTACTATTCGCTCTCAGCAAGAACAAAATTTTATTTATTCAAAAACAAAAGGTACTGGATGGATTGGAGGATCCGATCGGGATCAGGAAGGTGTGTGGAAATGGGTGGAAGGTCCAGATGATGATGTCATATTCTGGAATGGTCAGTCGGGAGGGGGGCCGGTTAACGGCGAATACTCCAATTGGCGAAGCGACGAACCAAATAATATGGGCGACGAGGACTATGCACATATCTTATATAGTGTCGATCCCGGATACTGGAACGACTTACCCAATGCGGGCTCAAATTCGGCCGATTATACCCCACAGGGATATATTGTTGAGTTTGGCGGGATGGCGGGAGAGCTGGAACCAAAACTTTCGGCAGTCGCCTATGTTGATGTGCGTGATACCAAACATCCGAAATTGGATTACAACCGTGTTCAAACATTATTTTGTGGAACAAAAACTGCCACCGTGGATTTAATTTTTATTGGGGATGAAAAGCCATTGGTTGAGCTCATTCCTTTTGAGTCCATCGTTCAGGTTGCCGACAGCTTAACGCTTCAGCCAACAATAAGCGTTGAAGAATATGGCGTTTATTCTTTTCTGTTAAATACCATCGATGACGCCGGTTGTCCGTATGCGGATACGATATTTTTCGAATTTCACAACCAGCCACAGGCCGTGTTCGACCTCGATTCAACCGAATGTTATGGTTATAATCTGCAGCTTGCTTTTACCGGTACTATTGTTGAAGAAACCGAGTTTACATGGTATTACAACAAACAGGTTTTTCAGGCAGGCGTAGGTGTCGACAGTGTACTTATTCCATTGGGATTTGAGGATGTTGAGCGCAGCGTTGCCCTAAAAGTTAACGAGAAAGGGTGTGTTGATGAGTCGGCCATGATGGAGGTAAAAGTAAAACCCGATATATTGGTGTCGGCTGAAAAGCCCGAAGGATGTTCGCCACTTTCTGCTACCTTTGAGGCAGCTACAAACAAACCGGCCCAAAGTTACCTGTGGAATTTTGATGATGGTAGCACCTCCAACGAGGAAAATCCCGGGCATACATTTATTAATTCAGGCGACGAGCTTAAGCCTTTTTCAATTAGCCTAACTGTACTTGATGTAAATGCCTGCGAAAATACAGCCGTCTACGATTCGATGATTAAGGTGTACCCGGTTCCGCACGCCGATTTTAATTTTAATCCGCAAGAAGTATTGATTACCAATCCCGAAGTATACTTTACCAACACCAGCCATGCAGCCATGTTCTATTTTTGGGACTTTGGCGACAGTACCTTTTCTGAAGAAAAAGAACCGACTCACCGTTACAGTGCCATGGGTATTTACCCCATAAGCCTTGAAGTGAGTAACAGCTTTGCCTGTACCGACAGCCTGGTAAAACAAGTTAGCGTAGCCTTCGATAAGCTGTTCCCGCCAAATGCCTTCTCGCCCAATGCCGCGTTAGAAGAAGATCGGGAATTTCGGGTGTATGCCGATGGCGTGTCCGACGACGGCTATCAGCTGCTGGTATTTAATCGCTGGGGCGAAGTTGTTTTTGAATCGAACAGCCAGCAGAGAGGCTGGGATGGAAAAATGAAAAACGGAAATCCTGCACCCTCCGGCGTGTATACCTGGGTTATCGAATTTAACGATTTTCGGGGAATCTCACACAGCCAAAAAGGCAACGTAACTCTCTTGTACTGA
- a CDS encoding OsmC family protein, with product MATSTIKVSGEMGRTFSTQINCSHPFVIDQPKMAGGNDEGPNPLEIFLSSLPACICAIGRIIAQQRRIPLKGIRVMAEGDIDKDFLLGKTTEGRAGFTEIRSYVHIDADLSTKEKEELLQEIALRCPIADNIAKTSVIKPVVVEDATV from the coding sequence ATGGCAACTTCAACAATAAAAGTAAGCGGAGAAATGGGCCGTACTTTTAGCACTCAAATTAACTGTTCGCACCCATTTGTAATCGACCAGCCTAAAATGGCCGGAGGAAATGACGAAGGTCCCAACCCGTTAGAAATTTTTCTTAGTTCTTTACCTGCCTGCATTTGTGCAATTGGGCGAATTATTGCGCAGCAAAGGCGCATACCTCTTAAGGGAATTCGAGTAATGGCAGAAGGTGATATTGACAAAGACTTTTTGCTTGGAAAAACGACTGAAGGCAGAGCTGGGTTTACCGAAATAAGAAGCTATGTGCATATTGATGCTGATCTTTCGACAAAAGAAAAGGAAGAGCTGCTACAGGAAATTGCATTGCGCTGCCCAATAGCAGATAATATTGCAAAAACCAGTGTAATTAAACCGGTTGTAGTAGAAGATGCAACTGTTTAA
- a CDS encoding type IX secretion system membrane protein PorP/SprF codes for MSLKKLVFLFLLFPCIAFAQDPGYSQFFANPLHLNPAFAGTSELPRLVFNYRNQWPQQGNSFTTYAISYDFLLKKRNAGLGFQAYHDREPNNIITSSSATLTYSYHLQLGKESFMTLGLNAGVVVKQFDTNSLIFPSEIDQLTGIINNSVFGAVDEVTKSYPDFAFGAVGQHRSVFWGASVHHLNTPNESIYEGDNKGKVPMKVTLHAGAHLHRFHHDLLSRRFTLSPNVLYQQQGSFKQLNLGIYMIEKSVLFGAWFRNNIDTRPDALIALIGFARNKFQFGYSFDYTLSKLSNYSHGSHEFSLTFFIGRKGKIPIRNKLLIPTL; via the coding sequence ATGAGCCTAAAAAAACTGGTATTTCTCTTTCTCCTGTTTCCATGTATCGCTTTTGCACAAGATCCGGGGTATTCTCAGTTTTTTGCCAATCCTTTACATTTAAATCCGGCATTTGCAGGTACCAGCGAGCTTCCCCGATTGGTTTTTAATTATCGTAACCAATGGCCACAACAAGGAAACTCGTTTACCACTTACGCTATCTCGTACGATTTCCTGTTAAAAAAACGAAATGCAGGTCTTGGATTTCAGGCCTACCACGACCGGGAGCCGAATAACATTATTACGAGCAGTTCGGCAACTTTAACATATTCATATCATTTACAACTGGGAAAGGAAAGTTTTATGACCCTGGGATTAAATGCCGGAGTTGTAGTAAAACAATTCGATACAAACAGTTTAATTTTTCCATCAGAAATTGACCAGTTAACCGGAATCATTAACAACAGTGTGTTTGGTGCTGTTGATGAAGTAACAAAAAGTTACCCTGACTTTGCTTTTGGTGCCGTTGGCCAGCACCGCAGCGTTTTTTGGGGCGCCAGTGTGCATCATTTAAACACACCCAACGAATCGATTTATGAAGGCGACAACAAAGGGAAAGTTCCTATGAAAGTTACCCTTCATGCAGGAGCTCATTTACACCGTTTTCATCACGATTTGCTCTCGCGCAGGTTTACCCTTTCGCCCAATGTGCTTTACCAACAGCAGGGTTCGTTTAAACAACTAAACCTTGGTATTTATATGATTGAAAAATCAGTATTGTTTGGGGCCTGGTTCAGGAATAATATTGATACACGCCCCGATGCACTTATTGCACTTATCGGCTTTGCGCGAAACAAATTCCAATTTGGCTATAGTTTTGATTATACCCTGTCAAAACTATCAAACTACAGCCACGGCTCACATGAGTTTTCGTTAACATTTTTTATAGGACGCAAGGGGAAAATACCCATTCGAAATAAATTGCTTATTCCCACACTTTAG
- a CDS encoding MATE family efflux transporter, with amino-acid sequence MKNIEELREANVGRLMLKYFIPAFIGVFVNALYNIVDRIFIGQGVGAEALSGISVIFPIMLIMMGFGMLIGIGASVYVSINLGKKNMERAEQTLGTSLLLMILVSIIIMIVTYALKVPILRSFGSTEETFQYANDYLNIILAGVAFMVIGFSLNNVIRSEGNARVAMVSMLISSVTNIILDPIFIFVFDMGVKGAAYATVISMFVLMLWVLYHFTKSKRAVVRLQLKYLNIKWDIVLEILAIGMAPFSMQIAGSFVQGLLNKKLIDFGGDLAVGAMGIINSVLTLVIMAIVALNMASQPIIGFNYGAKSVKRIKDTLRISLIAATLIAIVSYALLEAFPGAIIKVFNNDSQVLYEIAIRGLRLVVLALPIVGFQVVASNFFQAIGKAGLSMFATIFRQVIGLIPLLYILPQFWAIDGIWLSYPLADTMSAIVVGFLLVREWKKLPLLVQNNVVEEN; translated from the coding sequence ATGAAAAACATTGAAGAATTAAGGGAGGCAAATGTTGGGCGCTTAATGCTCAAATATTTTATACCTGCTTTTATCGGGGTTTTTGTAAATGCACTTTATAATATTGTCGATCGTATTTTTATTGGGCAAGGTGTTGGCGCAGAAGCTTTATCCGGTATTTCTGTCATTTTTCCCATAATGCTAATTATGATGGGTTTCGGGATGCTCATTGGTATCGGCGCCAGTGTTTATGTGTCGATAAACCTGGGGAAAAAGAATATGGAGCGTGCAGAACAAACCCTGGGTACCAGTTTGCTGCTCATGATTTTGGTTTCAATTATAATAATGATTGTGACCTACGCACTTAAAGTTCCTATTTTACGGTCGTTCGGGTCGACGGAAGAAACATTTCAATATGCCAACGATTACCTCAATATTATTTTGGCAGGCGTAGCTTTTATGGTAATAGGCTTCTCGTTAAATAATGTAATTCGTTCTGAAGGCAATGCGCGTGTGGCAATGGTGTCGATGCTAATCAGTTCGGTTACCAACATTATCCTCGATCCAATATTTATTTTTGTTTTTGATATGGGGGTAAAAGGAGCTGCTTATGCCACTGTAATCTCCATGTTTGTGTTAATGCTGTGGGTTTTGTATCATTTTACAAAAAGCAAGCGTGCGGTTGTTAGGCTGCAATTAAAATACCTCAACATTAAGTGGGATATTGTACTTGAAATTCTGGCAATTGGCATGGCACCGTTTTCCATGCAAATTGCCGGTAGTTTTGTACAAGGCCTTCTTAATAAAAAACTAATTGATTTTGGTGGCGACCTGGCCGTTGGAGCGATGGGGATTATAAACTCTGTTCTAACCCTGGTTATAATGGCAATTGTGGCCTTAAACATGGCTTCGCAACCCATTATTGGTTTTAATTATGGAGCCAAATCGGTTAAACGTATAAAAGATACTTTGCGAATATCGCTTATTGCAGCAACGCTTATTGCCATTGTTTCTTATGCTCTTCTTGAAGCCTTTCCTGGTGCAATTATTAAGGTTTTTAATAACGATAGCCAGGTACTTTATGAAATAGCAATACGAGGACTCAGACTGGTTGTTCTGGCATTGCCCATTGTTGGATTTCAGGTGGTGGCATCTAATTTTTTCCAGGCCATTGGGAAGGCGGGATTATCGATGTTCGCTACAATTTTCAGACAAGTTATCGGATTAATTCCACTGTTGTACATTCTGCCGCAGTTTTGGGCGATTGATGGAATTTGGCTCAGCTATCCCCTGGCTGATACCATGTCGGCTATCGTTGTTGGGTTTTTATTGGTTCGCGAATGGAAAAAACTGCCGCTTTTAGTTCAAAATAATGTTGTTGAAGAAAATTAA
- a CDS encoding dihydroorotate dehydrogenase-like protein translates to MANLETTYLGLTLKNPLLAASSGLTSSVEKIKELADAGIGAIVLKSIFEEQINNEVSSMLEKDQQNMAYPEAEDYIKNYLRDNSVTRHLELVKTAKAAVDVPIIASVNCVSSSEWTSFAKDFEEAGADAIELNIFYLPTDRHEKPGLIEQLYLDVLDKVKQEVNIPVSVKFGLNHSNIIGMADKLKAHGAKGVVMFNRFYEPDINLETLELVSSEVFSTPADLRRSLRWVGMVASSVTQLDIAASTGIHDGTAVVKQLLAGAQVAQLCSTLYLNGTPVVGEILKELSTFMQKWNFKSIDDFRGRLSYKNIPDPFMYERSQFMKYFSNRK, encoded by the coding sequence ATGGCAAATTTAGAAACTACATACCTCGGATTAACGCTTAAAAACCCACTGCTTGCAGCCAGCTCCGGATTAACCAGCTCTGTTGAAAAAATTAAGGAACTTGCCGATGCCGGAATTGGAGCAATTGTATTAAAATCCATTTTTGAAGAGCAAATTAATAACGAGGTAAGCAGTATGCTTGAGAAAGATCAGCAAAATATGGCTTACCCCGAGGCTGAAGATTATATAAAAAATTACCTGCGCGACAACTCGGTAACCCGCCACCTGGAATTGGTGAAAACAGCCAAAGCTGCCGTTGATGTACCCATAATTGCCAGTGTAAATTGTGTGTCGTCGAGCGAATGGACAAGCTTTGCAAAAGATTTTGAAGAAGCCGGTGCCGATGCTATCGAGTTAAATATTTTTTATTTACCAACCGATCGCCACGAGAAACCGGGCCTTATCGAACAGCTTTACCTCGATGTGCTGGATAAAGTAAAACAGGAAGTAAACATTCCGGTTTCGGTAAAATTTGGGCTAAACCACAGTAATATTATTGGTATGGCCGATAAATTAAAAGCCCACGGAGCAAAAGGTGTGGTAATGTTTAACCGCTTTTACGAGCCCGATATTAACCTGGAGACACTTGAGTTGGTATCGTCTGAAGTATTTAGTACTCCTGCCGATTTGCGCCGCTCACTGCGTTGGGTAGGTATGGTAGCATCATCGGTTACACAACTTGATATTGCAGCATCAACCGGTATTCACGACGGAACTGCCGTGGTAAAACAATTACTTGCCGGCGCACAGGTGGCACAATTGTGTTCTACCTTATACCTTAACGGTACCCCGGTAGTTGGCGAAATATTGAAGGAACTAAGCACTTTTATGCAAAAATGGAACTTTAAATCAATCGACGATTTCAGAGGCCGACTTTCCTATAAAAATATTCCCGATCCGTTTATGTACGAGCGCTCACAATTCATGAAATATTTTTCCAACAGGAAGTAA
- a CDS encoding YggS family pyridoxal phosphate-dependent enzyme, giving the protein MDIGRNIEEIRSSLPNNVRLVAVSKTKPNEEIMQAYRVGHRIFGENKVQDLCKKYEELPKDIEWHFIGHPQNNKVKYIAPFIALIHGVDSLKLLKTINKEGVKNKRVIKVLLQFHIAQESTKFGLSPGEADEILSSEAVRQLQHVTIVGVMGMATYTNDENQIRNEFRVLKNIFNSLKNRYFSDSESFTEISMGMSGDYPIAVEEGSTMIRVGSKIFGARNY; this is encoded by the coding sequence ATGGATATAGGGAGGAATATTGAAGAAATACGAAGCAGTTTACCCAATAACGTGCGCCTGGTTGCGGTATCGAAAACCAAACCCAACGAAGAAATAATGCAAGCTTACCGGGTGGGGCATCGTATTTTTGGCGAAAACAAAGTGCAGGATTTATGCAAAAAATATGAAGAGCTTCCAAAAGATATTGAATGGCATTTTATTGGGCACCCGCAAAACAATAAGGTGAAATATATTGCTCCGTTTATTGCACTTATCCACGGAGTAGACTCGTTAAAGCTTTTAAAAACAATAAATAAAGAAGGTGTTAAAAACAAGCGGGTAATTAAGGTGTTGTTGCAATTTCATATTGCACAGGAAAGTACAAAATTTGGTCTTTCGCCCGGGGAAGCCGACGAGATTTTAAGTTCAGAGGCCGTACGGCAATTGCAACATGTAACTATTGTGGGCGTTATGGGCATGGCAACTTATACCAACGACGAAAATCAGATAAGAAACGAGTTTCGCGTGTTAAAAAATATTTTTAATTCGCTGAAAAATAGATATTTTTCCGATTCCGAATCTTTTACAGAAATATCAATGGGCATGTCGGGCGATTATCCGATTGCTGTTGAAGAAGGAAGCACAATGATTCGTGTAGGCAGTAAAATTTTTGGAGCACGAAATTATTAA
- the uvrA gene encoding excinuclease ABC subunit UvrA translates to MSNSKNAKYIEIQNARVHNLKNISLKIPRNKFIVVTGVSGSGKSSLAFDTLFAEGQRRYVESLSSYARQFLGRINKPEVDFINGIPPAIAIEQKVNTRNPRSTVGTSTEVYDYLKLLYARVGQTISPVSGQVVSRNSVTDVVDFVNGFEEGTRLIIAAPLAAKNGRTMLQEIELLMQQGFSRIETDNEILRIDELVQNNSDKLCSDTCNLVIDRIAVKHDEDTQSRLADSVQTAFFEGHGECTVKIYLKEGVETKIFSNRFEADGIEFEEPTVHMFSFNNPVGACPTCEGYGKVIGIDEDLVIPNKSLSIYQDAIACWKGEKMSKWKNQLIYTADKFNFPIHKPFYELSDEQKFLIWTGNGYFEGLNQFFKHLEEGSYKIQYRVMLSRYRGKTICPECKGSRLKKEAAYVKVSGKSLQELVLMPVSELRGFFASLELSPHEQKVAKRILIEITNRLEFLCDVGLGYLTLNRLSSTLSGGESQRINLATSLGSSLVGSLYILDEPSIGLHSRDTEKLIKVLRRLQKVGNTVLVVEHDEDIIRAADLVIDIGPLAGQHGGEVVFQGTHKELEESPTSLTTKYLVGTEEIPLPHQRRKWTNAIEVVGARENNLKNVTVKFPLNTLTVITGVSGSGKSSLISKILSPGLTKILGGYGEKTGHHDAILGDYKMINAVEFIDQNPIGKSSRSNPVTYLKAYDEIRKLFSEQQAAKIQGLKPSHFSFNVDGGRCDECQGEGTIKVEMQFLADVYLLCESCGGKRFKEDILDVRYREMNVDDILNLTVNEAIELFAQGKSSTEKKITKRLKPLQDVGLGYIKLGQSSSTLSGGESQRVKLASFLAKEKDSPTLFIFDEPTTGLHFHDIRKLLDSFNALISRGHSILVIEHNMDIIKSADWIIDLGPEGGDKGGTLVFEGTPEEIIKKEQSYTGLALKEKL, encoded by the coding sequence ATGTCCAATAGCAAAAATGCTAAATACATTGAGATTCAGAACGCAAGAGTTCATAATCTCAAAAATATAAGCCTAAAAATTCCACGAAACAAATTCATTGTTGTAACAGGCGTTTCGGGGTCGGGGAAATCATCGCTGGCCTTCGACACTTTGTTTGCAGAAGGGCAACGGCGTTACGTTGAAAGCCTTTCGTCATACGCACGTCAGTTTTTAGGCCGAATAAATAAACCCGAGGTTGATTTTATTAACGGCATACCGCCAGCCATTGCCATCGAACAAAAAGTGAATACACGTAATCCGCGATCAACAGTAGGTACTTCAACCGAAGTGTACGACTACCTGAAATTACTTTATGCAAGGGTTGGACAAACTATCTCTCCGGTATCGGGGCAAGTGGTTTCGCGCAACAGTGTTACCGACGTGGTAGATTTTGTAAACGGTTTTGAGGAAGGTACTCGTTTAATTATTGCAGCTCCGCTAGCGGCAAAAAATGGAAGAACCATGCTTCAGGAAATCGAATTGCTGATGCAACAGGGATTTTCGCGCATCGAAACCGACAACGAAATTCTGCGTATTGATGAGCTTGTTCAGAACAATTCTGATAAGTTATGTTCGGATACCTGTAACCTGGTTATCGACCGCATTGCGGTGAAGCACGATGAAGACACACAAAGCAGGTTGGCCGATTCGGTTCAAACTGCATTTTTTGAAGGCCATGGTGAATGCACCGTAAAAATTTACCTGAAAGAAGGTGTTGAAACAAAAATTTTCTCGAACCGATTTGAAGCCGATGGAATTGAGTTTGAAGAACCAACAGTTCACATGTTCAGCTTTAACAACCCGGTTGGCGCGTGTCCTACCTGCGAGGGTTACGGCAAAGTAATTGGGATTGATGAAGACCTGGTAATTCCGAACAAATCATTATCGATTTACCAGGATGCCATTGCCTGCTGGAAAGGTGAAAAAATGAGTAAATGGAAAAACCAACTTATTTACACCGCAGATAAATTCAATTTTCCGATACACAAGCCCTTTTACGAACTCAGCGACGAACAAAAGTTTTTGATTTGGACAGGCAACGGCTATTTTGAAGGACTCAATCAATTTTTTAAGCACCTCGAAGAGGGCAGCTATAAAATTCAATACCGGGTAATGTTATCGCGCTACCGCGGAAAAACCATTTGTCCGGAGTGCAAAGGAAGCCGCTTAAAAAAAGAAGCCGCTTATGTAAAGGTCTCCGGAAAATCGTTGCAAGAATTGGTTTTAATGCCGGTTTCAGAGCTTCGCGGTTTTTTTGCTTCACTAGAGCTTAGCCCACACGAACAAAAAGTTGCTAAACGCATACTCATCGAAATCACTAATCGTCTCGAGTTTTTATGCGATGTGGGCTTGGGTTACCTTACTTTAAACCGACTTTCGTCAACCTTGTCGGGTGGCGAATCGCAACGCATAAACCTGGCAACATCCTTAGGTAGCAGCCTGGTGGGCTCGCTTTATATTTTAGATGAACCCAGCATTGGACTTCACTCCAGAGATACTGAAAAACTAATAAAAGTATTGCGCCGCTTACAAAAAGTTGGCAATACGGTATTGGTTGTTGAGCACGATGAAGACATTATCCGTGCTGCCGACCTTGTAATCGATATTGGCCCCCTTGCCGGCCAACACGGAGGCGAGGTTGTTTTTCAGGGAACACATAAAGAGCTGGAAGAAAGCCCGACCAGTTTAACCACCAAATATTTGGTTGGAACCGAAGAAATACCGCTACCCCATCAACGGCGTAAGTGGACCAATGCAATTGAAGTGGTTGGCGCACGCGAAAACAACCTTAAAAATGTAACGGTAAAATTCCCGCTGAACACCCTCACTGTTATCACCGGTGTTAGCGGATCGGGAAAATCATCGCTTATTTCAAAAATTCTTAGTCCGGGTTTAACAAAAATTCTTGGTGGCTACGGCGAAAAAACAGGGCACCACGATGCCATTTTAGGCGACTACAAAATGATAAATGCGGTTGAATTTATCGACCAGAATCCTATAGGAAAGTCATCGCGTTCGAATCCGGTTACCTACCTGAAAGCTTACGATGAGATCCGGAAGTTATTTTCGGAACAGCAGGCCGCAAAAATACAGGGACTTAAGCCTTCTCATTTTTCGTTTAATGTTGATGGTGGCCGCTGCGATGAATGCCAGGGCGAAGGAACAATTAAAGTTGAAATGCAGTTTTTGGCCGATGTTTACCTCTTATGCGAAAGTTGTGGCGGGAAAAGATTTAAGGAAGACATATTGGATGTGCGCTACCGGGAGATGAATGTTGATGACATTTTAAACCTTACGGTTAACGAAGCTATTGAATTGTTCGCACAAGGAAAAAGTTCGACCGAAAAAAAGATTACAAAACGACTGAAGCCACTTCAAGATGTAGGTTTAGGCTATATTAAACTTGGACAATCGTCGAGTACTTTGTCGGGTGGTGAAAGCCAGCGTGTTAAACTTGCTTCGTTTTTGGCAAAAGAGAAAGACTCGCCTACCCTATTCATTTTTGACGAGCCAACCACGGGATTGCACTTTCATGATATCAGAAAACTACTTGATTCATTCAACGCGCTTATCTCTCGTGGCCATTCCATTTTAGTAATCGAGCACAACATGGATATAATTAAATCGGCCGACTGGATTATTGACCTTGGTCCAGAAGGTGGTGATAAAGGGGGAACACTGGTTTTTGAAGGAACACCTGAGGAGATTATAAAAAAGGAACAATCGTATACCGGTTTGGCACTTAAAGAAAAACTATAA